The genomic region ggctggacggcgtcaacacgttaacgagcaaactgcgctaacgcagtagttcccacccatgtaattcagcattgcgtggcacatccgacatactgttttacttttgtccatgatgcgcttaccatcagggttatacttcacatgaagaccaaaatagttccaaaggccagatctgaatgagggtgggggaggctcaatttgccatgttgtaacgagcttagcttctgtcttgctagcttgcgctgcgctcagtggatctgcgctcgacagtgcagcctaggcggagtagtcgaacgcagatccactgagctctcaacacagacagcatcgtcagaagaaaagttgataaaataaattaaaaattttgtattgttcgatacacatgcgtaccgaaccgaaagcactgtatcgaacggttcaatatcgatacgagtatcgttgcacccctattatttatatatatttttatataaaaacatatatataccCACTATCGATCGATTGAtcgagatagatagatatacacacacacacaaaatataattCATGTGCTTCACAccactttttatttctgttctgaTTTTTCCCTGCTGACATACACATTTCCAAAATCAAAAACTGTGTCACGGACCCAGCTCCAGGGATTTAGGGTCCGTGGGCAGTGTGGACTACTATTATAATCATTGCTGTTAttatgtgatgtttgtgtgttgtctgcactgctgctgttcttgtATTCCCCGTCCTTGTATGTATAGGCAAGtgggtgtgtctgtgagtgtggcTGAGTACTGGGTTCAGGTGGGCGTGTCCTACCTAGAGGATGGCCACACCTGAAGCAGATGATGACTCGCACACCTGCAGCTAATGGAGCGTCGTTGGGGAGCTTCTTAAGACTGTGGCTGAGCGCTCCTCAGCGTGGGATCGTTGTGTGAAACTCCACGTTAGTGTCGATGAATGTATAGTCCAGTGTGTGCATGCCTGCGGTAATCGAGTGTCCTGACAGGTTGCCTCTTTGTTATTTTCTCCAGGAAGGAGCAGGGAAGACAAGAGCAGCGAGCACGGGGTGCAGGGACAAAGCGGAGCAGAAGAGCACGGAGCACGGACTTGTGGGTGAAGACACGACACGGGAGTCAAGGGGAAAACACGGGGTTGATTCTGTGACTATTtacaccactgtaaataaacgcactgccttcatcacaaagtcctgcatcttgggtcctcattCCCCATATCCCCACGGTCTGCGTGGCAGACCGTGACAAACtgaaaagaactgaaaacatattttcatTGAGGAAGCACTTGTTTTTACTAAACCATGTAATCCATTATTTTCTCAGATGGTTGTACAAACAATAACGATATTATGTCATATCCATATCATGGCAGACAACATATGCTCAAGTGTTGGGTTTTCTCAGTTATATTTTGTAGGGTCTTAAACCTACAATGTGAAGTGCCTTGGCATTCATTTTGTTGGCACCAtacaaataaactgaactgTAATAAACATAATATCAAGCCCCACACTTCTGCCTTTATATACACTTTGTCCAAAATACTGGCTCACACTACCAAATCAATGCACAAAACAGGGTCCACAAGGACATGGGTGAGCGTGTGTGGTGTGAAGGAACTTGACTGACCTGCACTGAACCCTGATCTTGCTTTGTGGACTGAGTTCATTGATTTGTAGGGTGAGCCAATACATGTGACAATTAAAGTGTAAGTAGCTGAAATAATTTGTAACAAACTggtaaaagaaggaaaaaaaatcaaaactgttGCACTCAAAAAACCTATTGGACAAAGACAGCTTCTTGCAAGATGGCAAGAGAGCTTGTCGTCATTGTTGTTCGTCTTGTGTAAATGTCCAGAAAGCATGGGCCATGGATCATCTGTGGAGACACAGGTAACAACACACTGGTCACTTAAATTATACAAGAAATTCactaaaaatggcaaaaacagtTACCTAATTTGAAGTTTTCCACTCAAATTCAGTAAGCCGCTGGAGGAAAGTTGTGACATGAGGGTTAATGTGAAAAACCTTTCGCTTCACAGTGGTCCCAGTCTTTCTGCTTGTCCTAACCTTGGAGGTACATTTTGTTCCCTCTTCAGGGTTTATCCTTACAAAAAACCTTAAAACATGCCATAATAAATAGTAACATACAGTAACATTGAGTTGTGATTTGAAATAATGAGTTACTTAGGGATAATTTATTTATCATCTATCACTATTAGCTAAATGTTCAAACATACCTCTGAATTAGTTCCAATGTTGCACACGCTGACTCCTGGTATTCCAGGTTCAATACATAGAATGAACCAAAGAAGACTGACATTGCATCAGCAAAGGTGTTCTGTTTGTCCAGCTCAACAATTACACGCCCCTCTGCACTCACCATCCAGCAGGTGGCGGTCATTGAACTTTGTCCTTAAATGTATAGGGGCAACATGTTGTCATTATGCAACATAAAATAATTTCAATACTTCACTTCTTCACACTGTCTAGATAGTCATAAAGCAAATAGCTACGTACAGTTAATTATTAATGGCCTTATGTACATAGGTCCGTTTTAACATATTATAATTGTACATAATTGGGAATTATTCTGCACATTAAACACACCTAACAAAGAGTCAGCCCAATTAAACTACCAGAGATGAATCAACTGTATGGTTATTTTGGAGTTTAtagtttgtgctgctgttaaaCTTTACAGTATTGACTTCAGTATTTCTGCTGTTGGTGTAGCTAGACTACTATGTTGATCAGTAATATGTAATGTGAAATTTGGTATTGTTACTTTGCTGGATTCACTGAGACACATGTCCAATAACCTTGGTTTATAAAGGAAATTACAGAAATTTGAgctaacaaaacaaagactggaTACCTGTGTCCACGAAAAGCTCCTGTGccaaacagaaattttaatatgGTCTAATCAGCTCTATTTCATAAATGACTTCTTACCAAGCATAATCAGCCTTGGGGTGCTTGGCAGGTTGCTCTCTACTTCAAGGGACATCCTGGTAGATGTTTCCTGCCAGAAAAAGGACCAAGACATtttatgtaacaaaaaaaaaaaaaacaggacagcAAGCAACAGCATTAAACATAGAGCTGTATGAAAAAAGCTTACATCTGCTAAAACAAAGAGGGAGTCTTCATCTTCCTTGTAATACTTCATCATGAGAAGTATGGCTGCTGTGCCAACCTTGTTGTTGGTCAAAACTCCCTCACTTTCTATCTGCTGGATGAGTGTCCTTATACCAAGGTTCCATTTGAGCTTCTGGCTGGAGAAATAGTTAATAATCCTTCTGCCTTTGGTTATGAGGGCCTGACCTAAGCGCTCACTGATATCGATGCCTGTGAGTTTGTAAAAGTGGTTCGAAAGACCTTTCCGAGTAAACAAGAATGGCCACTGCTCCTGAATTTCAGCTACTGAAAGTGAGGGACAACTGTTGATAAGCTGCCGCTGAGAAATATATGTGAGGCACATGAAGTCATCCACATCAGGTCTCTCCACAGCTCCAGGTCCTTCTGAATTAAAAATTGTTAACAAGATGTGTTTCTTTTCCTCTAAAGAAGCTGGCGTTTCCCCCTCAGGAAGTTCAACTGGCTGCCAATTTATACAACCATAGCTATCAACAAGGCATCTAACTTTTTTAGGTGGGGTTGCACTACTGTTGGGACTGCAGTCTTCCTCATTCCTGGTTCTCTTTGTTTGATTAAGTCTATGTGTTGTATTATCTCGATTAACATGTTCAACTCTAGATTTGATGCTTTTTAGTAGTGAATAATGTCCACAACCcagtctttctcccttttcagtAAAATCTGCAAATGTTTGAGGGTATCTGTTTACAATGATTTTAGCAACTTCTTCACAAGATGCGCGTTTAGGGTTTCTGCAGTGAACTTGCATGGCCTCCACAACAATTCTGACCATACTTCTCCTGTCCTCTGGATGAGCTCCGTCTCCTCTTGTGATTGCATGCGACAGTCGGAGTGGAAATCTTTCCCAAGGAATCTGTAAGTGTGAGACCGAAGAGCTGGAGTAATGGTTGTACATAGTGGTGGAcgtggaggaggaggggtgagGTGGATGGCTTGATGTTTCAGCTGATACAGCAGGGCAAGGCTCCAGAGTAATGGTGTCATTCAGGTTCTCTGGTCTGTTGccatctaaaaaaataaataaataaagatcattGGAAAAGCTACCTTAAAAAGCTACTATGTCAACAAATATGTCTTCACTAAAAGATGAACCCTTCAATTAGGATTGAGTAGTAACGGCAAGGCAGTTTTGGGGACCTTGTCTGAAGATGAAAAGAAGCAATCCCAGGACTGCAAAAGAACTACAAACTCAAGGTCTTGCATTGAAAAGACCTTGAGTCAATATATTTTACAGTATGTCACAATTTCAAACCCTTAGTTGTACCACTACCAATGAAAGGTTAATGGTGTTAGATTTAGTGTCtacttttgtttatgttttccgTGTTAATTATCTATCAGACAATGTGAGCCCCAAAATGCTCTTCAATATTATACTGTCAAAGTACATGTGTAGTatggtgaagagaaaaaaaaaagctaatcaAGCTAATCAGTGACATATGAGTCTATGAGTGACCTTCAAATCATAGACTCAAGTCTATGATTTGTACAGAACCTACACAAACCTCCTTTAAATGCAAGAAGTAGTTTACGTATTTGAATTGGTGTAAGAAAGGGTTTGAGATCTTCCGCCTCCACAAACAAAAGATCACTTTTTTGTTGTACACCAATAATGTCCGTCAGATGTTCTACAATGCAGattattttctctctgtctaTTGCCGGCAGGAGGCTTGTGAGTTCCTCTTCAATTTCCATCCCTGAAAAAGAATTAAGAGGAAACTGAATGGTGTAGGGAGACAACAAAAAGGCCTGCCATGTTATAAAGTGGTAATGGGTAATAATCCATCAGACTGTCAGCATTTATACACACACTTCTTTCTGTAGGGCAACGCAAGCAGTGAACTCCAAGGTCAATGAGAAGTATTGAGTGATGCAACTCGAGCACAAAGTACAATCCAGAATCGTTAACAAGTATAACAGCTATCTTCCCAAAAACCAAGCCATCATCAGTGTCATCTACAATGGAAACATAGCCTTTCACATACTTGGTACCTTTGTAGACAACTGCTGACACATCCAAAGTGGTTTGATTAGTGCAGCCGGCTTTTGCCACAGTTTCTTGAATGACAGCGTTGTAAAGATGATGATTATATTCACTTGCTTCTTCAGTGATTTGAACTGTAGGTGGAAACAGTTGGCCCACTGAGAGGTAGGACTGCAGTAACTGATGCCGTTCTGTCAGAGTCTTGCATAAGTTGACAAAGTTGTGCACTGTTCTTGTACATGCTTTGAAATACGAGTGCTTGCTCTCAAACCTAAGGGTCCACAAACGAATGAGTTTGTCAGACAGTTTTGCCAGAACATCGTGCATTGCACAGCTGTGAAGATCCTGAAATTCCTCTATGATGCACTGTATAGTGCTGGTTGGCAAGAGCATTTTAgcctgcatttttaaataaaataaagccaaTCGATCTAGAAATAAATCTTCATCAGTAGTATTGTGCTGTGAATCCCTGTCTTCTAATAGATTAACTGTGTCTTGTCCTTGTATTATGGCAATTTCACCAATTTCTTGTTGCCTTGACTGCTGAACTGTCTGCTTATGTTTTCGAGAAATATGGCTGGAAAATGATGTTCGGACACTGAAGTATTTAGAGCAACCTTCAAATGGACATAATACTTTTTTCCCGTCTTTGATGTGAAATCTGAGATGGGCACAAAGAGTTGTGAAGTTTTGTGCAGCATACCCACATCCAGGAACTTGACAGCTGAGGTCACCAGTTAACTTATAGAACTCCTCCCCAGTGGTCTCCCTTCTGGTTCTGTGATTCCTATGCATATGTGAACGAAAGGCAGGAAATGTTCTGAACGTGGCAGGACAGTTCTCAGTTCCACAGGAAAACCTATAGTTAGCTACATGTTTGTGGCTTTTAACATGCAAACTGAACAATAGAAATTTCCGTGCACGGAAGCCACAAAATTTACAACATAGTTGCAAAAACTTCAATGACAAATTACCTAACCAAAATGACATatgcaatgcaaaaaaa from Pelmatolapia mariae isolate MD_Pm_ZW linkage group LG22, Pm_UMD_F_2, whole genome shotgun sequence harbors:
- the LOC134637248 gene encoding uncharacterized protein LOC134637248 isoform X2 encodes the protein MYNHYSSSSVSHLQIPWERFPLRLSHAITRGDGAHPEDRRSMVRIVVEAMQVHCRNPKRASCEEVAKIIVNRYPQTFADFTEKGERLGCGHYSLLKSIKSRVEHVNRDNTTHRLNQTKRTRNEEDCSPNSSATPPKKVRCLVDSYGCINWQPVELPEGETPASLEEKKHILLTIFNSEGPGAVERPDVDDFMCLTYISQRQLINSCPSLSVAEIQEQWPFLFTRKGLSNHFYKLTGIDISERLGQALITKGRRIINYFSSQKLKWNLGIRTLIQQIESEGVLTNNKVGTAAILLMMKYYKEDEDSLFVLADETSTRMSLEVESNLPSTPRLIMLGQSSMTATCWMVSAEGRVIVELDKQNTFADAMSVFFGSFYVLNLEYQESACATLELIQSGLLNLSGKLQIR
- the LOC134637248 gene encoding uncharacterized protein LOC134637248 isoform X1; the protein is MYNHYSSSSVSHLQIPWERFPLRLSHAITRGDGAHPEDRRSMVRIVVEAMQVHCRNPKRASCEEVAKIIVNRYPQTFADFTEKGERLGCGHYSLLKSIKSRVEHVNRDNTTHRLNQTKRTRNEEDCSPNSSATPPKKVRCLVDSYGCINWQPVELPEGETPASLEEKKHILLTIFNSEGPGAVERPDVDDFMCLTYISQRQLINSCPSLSVAEIQEQWPFLFTRKGLSNHFYKLTGIDISERLGQALITKGRRIINYFSSQKLKWNLGIRTLIQQIESEGVLTNNKVGTAAILLMMKYYKEDEDSLFVLADETSTRMSLEVESNLPSTPRLIMLGQSSMTATCWMVSAEGRVIVELDKQNTFADAMSVFFGSFYVLNLEYQESACATLELIQRFFVRINPEEGTKCTSKVRTSRKTGTTVKRKVFHINPHVTTFLQRLTEFEWKTSN